TCCGATCAGGGCAAATATCAGGATCAGCACCAGCGCAGAGGACACCAGGGGGACCTTGATTCGGAAGGCAACCTGGCGGGTGGAGGCTCCGTCGATTTTTGCTGCCTCGTAAAGGGAAGGGTCAATTCCCTGGAGTGCCGCATAGATGATGATCATGTAGTAGCCGGCCCACTGCCAGGTCACCACGTTCAGCAGCCCGTAGAAGACGTTGTCCTGGCTAAGAAGGAAGGGTGCTGAAGCATGGAAGAGGGAGAATAGCTGCTGCAGCGGCCCGAATGACGGGCTGTAGAGGAATCCCCACATGAGGGCACCTATGACTGCCGGCACCGCGTAGGGAAGGAAGATCATTAGCCGCGAGAACTTGGCGAGTTTGGTGGTCAGGTGGTCCAGGACCAGGGCGGCAGCCAAGGAAACCGCCATTTGTACCGGTATGAGAACCAAGGAAAAGCGGACGACGAACCAGACCCCGCTAAGGAACTGCGGGTCGGTGAATGCGTGCGCATAATTCTCCAGCCCGCTGAACCGGGTACCTGTCGCCAGGCCCTTTGTGAAAAGGCTCAGGTAAAGGGCATAACCCAGGGGGGCGAGGAGGAAGGCGACGAAGACCAGCGCGAAGGGGGCGATGAAGAGCCAACCCATCCGTGCCCGTCGTGACGCCATTGTCTTGTTGCGGGAACCCCTGCCTTCATTGCGTGCTGAGCGGCCCCGCACTTCCGGTGGAGCGTCTTGCGGCAAGGGTGTCACCGTTGACCCGTGAACTGCCATGATCTGTCCTGCGTCTTTCTGTCGGTCGATCCGGCCCTGCTCCGCCAACGCCTGGCAGGCGGAGCAGGGCCGGGCTGCTACTTGACTGTGAACCCCTGGCTCTTTGCGTAAGTCACCATGGTGTTCTGCAGCTCGGTGGCCGCCTGCTCTCCGCTGACTTCGCCTGAGTTGATCTTGACGGTCTCGGCTTGCAGCTGGGCGTAGTA
Above is a window of Arthrobacter pascens DNA encoding:
- a CDS encoding carbohydrate ABC transporter permease — translated: MAVHGSTVTPLPQDAPPEVRGRSARNEGRGSRNKTMASRRARMGWLFIAPFALVFVAFLLAPLGYALYLSLFTKGLATGTRFSGLENYAHAFTDPQFLSGVWFVVRFSLVLIPVQMAVSLAAALVLDHLTTKLAKFSRLMIFLPYAVPAVIGALMWGFLYSPSFGPLQQLFSLFHASAPFLLSQDNVFYGLLNVVTWQWAGYYMIIIYAALQGIDPSLYEAAKIDGASTRQVAFRIKVPLVSSALVLILIFALIGTLQFFSEPQILGPVANGSITPDFTPNIYAFNLAFGYAQFNYASAISFSLGIVVFIAVYIFMFATRKKGSTLS